In Phragmites australis chromosome 16, lpPhrAust1.1, whole genome shotgun sequence, one DNA window encodes the following:
- the LOC133895645 gene encoding NADH dehydrogenase [ubiquinone] iron-sulfur protein 5-B-like: protein MASGWGINGNKGRCYDFWLDFSECMSRCRQPSDCALLREDYLECLHHSKEFQRRNRIYKEEQRQIRAAARKAKEEAEGAPAVAAHH from the exons atggCGTCTGGTTGGGGCATCAACGGGAACAAGGGTCGTTGCTACGACTTCTGGCTGGACTTCAGCGAGTGCATGAGCCGCTGCCGCCAGCCCTCCGACTGCGCCCTCCTCCGCGAGGACTACCTCGAATGCCTCCACCACTCCAAGGAG TTCCAGCGCAGGAACCGAATCTACAAGGAGGAGCAACGTCAGATAAGAGCTGCTGCTCGCAAGGCCAAGGAGGAAGCTGAGGGAGCCCCTGCTGTTGCAGCCCACCATTAG